The stretch of DNA GCGATGAATTCCCTGTCCTGCATGGGGTTCATGGCGTCCTGGTACCGCAGTTCAGTCAGCAGCAGCTTGAGAAAGTCATCCTTGTCCAGGGCCTTTTTAAGGGCGCTCTGCTGCGTATAAGCGGTGACGCCGCTTTCATTTGTTCCCGAAACCTGCATGAAAACCAACCTCCTCTTTTTAGACTAGATAGTCGATGCCTGCGCGCGGCACGGTGCCCGGAGCTTGGAAAACCACTGTTTCCATGTCCTGATAAGCCTGCTGTCCCTGCCAGCTGCCCTGGTAATCAGTCTTTTCCCTGAACCAGCCTTGTTGCTGCTGGTGCTGCTGCGGATTCATGAACTGGCCTCCCAGCTCCACATCCAATCGCCCGTACCTGATGCCCTGCTCGGAAAAACTCTGCCTTAAACTCTGCATGCCGTTTTCCAGCAGGGTTTTTGTCTCCGCGTGTTCCACGGCGATTTTTACCGAGACAACCCCGTCGTGCGAGGTCAGCCTTACCAGCAGGCGGCCAAGTTCCTTGGGCTCCAGCTGAATGATGAATTCCCGGCTTCCTTCCCGGCCGGCGCCATGCTCCAGCCTGGCGCGGACAATGCGCGGGAACTCTTCCGGCAGCTCGCTGGCCGGCATCCTTACCGGCGGCGCTTCTTTTACGGCAGGCCTGTTTCCCGCCGTTTGCTGGGCCTGGGGTTGGAAGAATTCCGCTTTGCCAGTCTGCTGGCCGGTGACCTTTTCCTTGCTCTCTTCAGGCTGGACTGTTTCCCGGAAACCCGTCTCCAAGGCGGTGTTCCCTTGCACGTTCGATCGCCCTGCGGTCTTTTCGCCCGGCGGCGGCGTATTAATAATTGTTTCCGGTTCAAGCATATCTTGAGCCTGGTTCAGGTTATTCGGCTCAAGACGGGAAGCAGCCGGAACCTCTTGCTCCGCACCCGGCAAACGCGCTCCAGGCAAGTCAATCTGGCTAGCTTCCCGGTCGATCTTTGGCGCGTCAGTCATTGCGCTGATTTCCGCGCCTTCCGGGCAAGCCTCCGCTTTAAGAGGAACCGCAACGACCTCCTCACCCACACTGGCCTGCGGCGATACGACTTTTTCCTGGGGCAAGGGGGACGCTTTCCCGGACAGTCCTTTGTTCCCGCCGGCTACCTGGCTGGTCCGGGGATCACCGGCCATCACAGGTGTTTGAGTTAGCAGCACCGCCTCCTCGCAGTCCCTTGTCCCGTTTTCCCTGGCAGGGCCGTCAATTGATTTGTTGAACACAGGCCGGTCATTCAGCGGGCGTGCTGCGTTTTGGGCCTCAAGCACCAGACCCTGCACCGGCAAAAGATTCTCTTCCTCCTTCTGTCCTCCGGGCAAAATACCCGTCCTTTCCACCGGCGCGGCTTCTTCCTGTACCGCGAGAGTACTGGTTCCCTGGAGGACCGGCGCACTTGCCGCTTTCTTCTCCGCTCCAGGTAATACCTCCTGGAGGTTGGACTGCAAAACCATCATCAAGGCAGCAAGAACACCGGAAAATTCTCCCTGGCCCAGGATGCCCGGCTGTTCCCGGCGCATTGTGTCGGTCCTTGCCTGGTCAATGCTGGACAGTTCCTGTAATTCCACGGCCATCATTATCACCTCCTTTCCCCGGTTTGGTTTATTTAAACAACCTCAAAGCATGATCACATGCCTGGAGGATTGTTTTCCAAGAGAAGCTGCGTGATAAACGCCGCCCGCTGCGGTTCCATCAGCGACAGGATTTTGGCCGCCTGTTCCTTTTCCAGAAGCGGCAGGATGGCAACAACCGTGCTGTCATCCAGGTTGTTCATCACCTTGACTGCGGCCTCCGGCTTCATCTCTTTGTAATACATGGCCATTTCTTCCGCTTTCAGGCGCGCTCTTTCTTTTTGTTCCTTGTACTCGCGCAGGGCAGCCAGTTCCTGCTGTATTTCTTCGACCTGACTTAAAAGCGTCGCTTTTTCTTTTTCCAGGTCAAGTATCTTTTTTTCCAGTTCCACCTTAGCAACCCGCAGTTGAATGTTTTCCTCCTCAATTGGAGACACGGCCGGCACTTTCGGCTGGGCCTGCTCAGGCTTAACGAAATACCCTCCCACCACGGGAAGCTGGCCAAGCATGCCTGTCAAGTCAATAATACCCATGGCGCTGGCCGCCCAGAGCCCACCCAGGAAGGAGGCAACCAAGCAAAGGATTATCAAGGTGAACGGAATCCTTGTTTTGCTCATTTCTCTCTTCCTTTAGCGGCAGCCCGCAAGCTCATCCAGCAAGGACTGCTCTTTTTTATCTTCTTCATACAAGTAGTCCCTGCGCTTTTTTTCCCGCAGCTTTTCCAGGACTTTTTTTTCTTTCATTGCTTCCAACAGCGCGCCGCGGGCTTCATCCAGTTCCTTCTGTTTCTCGGCCACGACCGCCTGCTGCCTGGTAAGTTCTTTTTTTAGCCGCTTCCGGTAATTCCAGGCAATGGCAATTTCCTGGAGATTGACCACTCCCTCCTGCAGGCATTTCAGTTCCTCATCCGCTTTGTTGAGCATCTGTATTATCTCGTTTTCGCGGTTCTGGGCCAAATACAGGTTATAAAGGCATTTTCCCACTTCATCGCGGCAGAGGTGTTCTTTATATTCTTTAAGCCGCAAAATGCTGGCCAGCCTGAACCTGAACATATCGTCTTACCTCTTTTCTTCCCTGCTTATTCTTTGATATATTTCCTGCAGCCCGACCAGCGAATCTTCAAACCGGCATTTCTCATTAATACCCTGCTTCAGGAAATCATCAATGGTCTCAATGTATTTGATGGCCTGGTCAATCTTTCCGTTGCTTCCCGGTTGGTATGCTCCCACGTCAATCAGGTCTTTGGCTTCCCGGTACACGGCCAGCAGTTCCTTTATTCTGTTGACCGCCTCCCAGTGCTCGGCCGAGACAATATTTATCATCACACGGCTGACACTGTTCAGGATATCAATCGCCGGGTAATGACCAAGCGCCGCCAGCTGGCGAGAAAGAACAATGTGCCCGTCCAGGATTCCTCTTACCGTATCGGAAATCGGCTCGTTAACGTCATCGGCGTCCACCAGAACCGCATAAAGCCCCGTGATGCTGCCTTTTTCCGAAGTGCCGGTTCTCTCCAGCAGGCGCGGGAGAAGGGCAAACACCGAGGGAGTATAACCCTTGGTGGCCGGCGGTTCGCCTATCGCCAGCCCTATTTCCCTCTGGGCCATGGCAAAACGAGTTACCGAATCCATCATCAGGATAACCCTGGCCCCTTTATCCCGGAAATACTCAGCAATCGCCGTGGCCAGAAAAGCTCCTTTGATCCTGACCAGCGCCGGCCGGTCAGACGAGGCAACCACAACCACAGACTTTTTCAGTCCCTCTTCTCCCAGGTCGTTTTCTAAAAACTCCCGGACTTCCCTACCCCTTTCTCCAATTAAGGCTATGACATTAACATCAGCGCTGCTTTCCCTGGCAATCATCCCTAACAGCGTGCTTTTCCCGACCCCGCTTCCCGAAAAAATTCCCAGGCGCTGTCCTACTCCGCAGGTCAGAAATCCGTCAATCGCTCTTATACCAAGGGGAAGCGGCTCTTTGATCCTTTCTCTCTTGAGCGGGTGAGGCGACAGTTGGTCCAGGCTGTATTCCGTCTCCCACTGCAGTTTTCCCTTGTCGTCAATGGGCTCCCCCAAGCCGTCCAGGATCCTGCCAATGACCTGGGGCCCGACCTTCACCTTCATCGTCTCCCCGCTGGCAAAAATGACGTTCCCCGGTGTTATCCCGTTCATGCTGTCAAGCGGCATAAGAAGTGTCTTATTTTCCCGGAAACCAACAACCTCCGCCGGAATAACGCCTTTCTCGTTTTCTATGTATACCAGCTCGCCCATCCCCGCTTTTGGTCCGTTGGCATGGATGACCAGACCGATTACCTCGCTCACCGAACCTTTAAAATGCAGGGTCTTGGTCTCTTTTATCCTGGTTTTCAACCTTTCAAATTCCATTGTCATCCACTACTTCCAGGAGGGCCTTTTTAAGTTGGATTAATTGTTCTTCCAGCATCGAATCGAGATAACCGTTTTCCGTAACAACCTGGCAGTCGCCAGGTTTAATGTTGGGGTCTTCCGCAATCTTAAATTTTTCCGGACAAACGTCTTTGAACTGTTCCTCAAAACCGCTCAAATAAGGTATGTGGATGGGATTTACCTTGACGGTTATTTTCTCGGCATCCCTAACATGCTCCAGGGTGTTTTTAATCACCTGGCAAATCACCTCGGGCCTCGTTTCAATAACCGTCCCTAGTATTTTCTCGGTTAAAGCGATTACCAGTTCGACCACATCCTTCTCTTGCTTCCTGTACAGATCTTCCTTCTGCCTTTTTAGGCTGGCGATTAAAGATGCGGTCTCCCTGCCCAGTTTTTTTATCTCCGCTTCCGCTTCTTCCAGACCTTTCTCGTAACCCTGGTCATAACCTTCCTTGTATGCCTTATCCTTAACAACCTGGTAATCCTGCAGGCTTTTTTCGATCAAAGAGTGGGCCTCTTCTTTGGCTTTGAGCAAAATGTCGTCCGCTTTTTGCTGGGCCCTGGCTACCAGCTCCTCCAGCATCACTTTGGTCTCGTTGTAAATGACATCCACCGTCTCTTTGGTCAGTTCCTCGTTATGGTGGTCATGATCGACCGGCATGGCAGTAACTGCAGGACTCTGCGCGCAGGTTTTCGATTTCTTGTTTTCTGTTATGACAAAACGGGCCTTGATGATCTTAGACAATTAATTCGTCCCCTCCGCCGCGTGAAATAATGATTTCCCCAGAATCTTCGAGGCGCCGGATAATATTGACGATGCGCTGCTGCGCGTCTTCCACGTCGCGAAGCCGCACCGGACCGAGAAATGCCATGTCTTCTTCCAGCATTTGGCCAGCTCGCTTGGACATGTTTTTCTTGATTTTCGTTGCTACCTCTTCGCTTGATCCTTTCAGGGCCAGGGCCAGGTCTTTACCATCGACCTCCCTTAACACAAGCTGGATGCTCCGGTCATCCATCTTGGTAATATCCTCGAAGACAAACATGAGTTTCTTGATCTCTTCCGACAGTTCCGGGTCCTGAACCTCTAAGGTTTCCAATATCGTCTTTTCCGTCGCCCGGTCCACCTTGTTGAGAATATTGACAATCGCCTTGACCCCGCCTGTGCTGGTGTAATCCTGGCTGCCCAAGGCGCTTATTTTTCTTTCCAGAACGTTCTCCACTTCTCTGACAATCTCCGGAGACGTCCTGTCCATGATAGCGATCCTTCTGGCCACGTCGGACTGGTGCGCAGCGGGCAGAGCAGAAAGGATTGCCGCCGCCTGCTGTGGTTCAAGATAGGACATGATCAGCGCAATGGTCTGCGGGTGTTCGCCTTGGAGAAGGTTCAGTATTTGCCCGGGATCTGTCTTCCTTACAAAGTCAAATGGCTTTATTTGCAGGTTCGAGGAAAGCCTGTTGATAATATCAAGGGCCTTTTCGTTTCCCAGAGCTCTTTCCAACACCTGTTTGGCATACTCGATGCCGCCCTGGGCGATGTATTGCGAGGCCATGTACAACTGGCCGAACTCTTCGATTACCGTATCCAGCTGCTCACCTTTGATCGTGCGTACATGGGCGATTTCCAGGGTCAACTGTTCAATTTCCTCGTCGCTCATGTATTTCATAACCCTGGCGGAATTTTCCGGCCCAAGGCTTATCAGAAACACTGCGGCTTTCTGGCGGCCTGTCAGTTTCGTAACCTTAGACAATTCCTCTCACCCCTACTCTTCTGCCAGCCACGTTTTTACAACCTTTGCCACGTCCTCGGGGTTGGATTGAACAATTTGCTCCACCTGTTTGCGCAAATTTTTCTTTTCAGCGGCTTCCCCGGTCAAAGGCATGCTCAGATCGACAGACGGAGCCGCTGGAACGGTAGCTGCTGCCTGTGTAGAAGCGGAAAGTCCAGTTTGCTTAACCAGGGTTCCGAATCCGCGGATAGCGTAAACAGCAAGGCCCAACAGGAGCAGCCCTCCCAGTGCCATCAGGGCTAGCTTGATATACTCCCACCTTTTTGCATCCTTTTCCGCCGCAGCCATCTGGGCTGTCAGCTTATCCGCTTCCGCCGTATTAAACGGCATCGCCACGATGGCCACCTGGTCACCCCTGTTCTTGTCCAGACCGGCCGCGCTGCTCACAGCTTCGCTTATTTTTTCCTGGTCCTGATCCGTAATATCGCCGTCAATCAGGACCGACACTGAAATCCTGGTCACCTTCCCGGGTGCGGTTATCTTTGTTTCCACAGTTTTTCCCACTTCATAATTGCGTATGCGTTCTGTAAGCTGGTGTTCAGTTGTCCCACTCGAGCCGGCGCTTCCGTAACTCGGGCCGCTCATGTTGGCGTCGGCAGGATTTTCGCCGCCTGTCCCGCTGGTACCTTTTGATGTTTCCTCTTTCAACTGCTCGCTTACCAGCACGGGATCGCTGTACTTTTCGGATCTGGTTTCCACCTGGTCAAAGTCCATGGAAACGCTTGCCCTCACCACCGCCTTCCCCGCGCCCTGCATTCTTTCCAGCATTGTCTGGATGGAACGGGCCAGTTCCTGCTCGTACTGCCGCTTCAGGGCCAATTGATCAAGCGAAATTTTCGGCGTCTTGGCAGTGCCGCTTTCGGCGATTTCTTCAGAAAGCAGGTTGCCGTTGACATCCATGATCGTCACATTCTCGGCTTTCAGCCCTTCCACGCTGTGACTGACAAAGGCCATAATCGATTTTATCTGCTCCGGTTTAAGCTGGGCATACGGCTTAAGCCGCAAGAGAACAGAAGCAGTCGGTTCCTTTTCGTCTTTAACAAAAAGCGACGGAGCGGGCAACGCGATATGAACCTTAGCCTTTTCCACCTCGTCCAGTTCTTCGATAGTCCTGGTCAGCTCGCCCTGCAGGGCAACCAGAAATCGAACCCTTTTGTCGGTATCGGTTTCGCCGAACCGGGTTTCATTGAAACTCTCAAACCCGACGACTCCCTGCAGGTTGATCTGCCCGGCCATGTCAAGCCTCAACTGGTACTTGTCCTTGCTTGCCACCAGGATTGTCCTTCCCTCATCAGCAAGCTGGAAATCCACTTTTAGCTCTTTCAGTTTCGCCGTAATGGCGCTGGCGTCCCTGGGATCGAGATTTGTGTACAAAGGTTCCATTTCAGGCTGGGAAAAGAACAGCAAGGCAACAACTCCTGTAAATGCGGCCAAAACTATGCCGGCCAGGGTCACTTTCTGCCATACCGTAAAATTCGACCAGATTTTTTTCGCTTGCTCTATAAACTGCAACCAAAAGCCCATGACGTCACCCCAACCCAGAAACTAAACCTGCATCCTCATTATTTCCTGGTATGATTCGATTATTTTATTCCTTATCTGAATTGTTAACTGCAAAGCCAGGCTGGCCCGTTCCGTGGCCAGCACAACCTGGTGGAGTTCTATATCCTTTCCGAGGGCGAAGTCCTGGCTCATTTTTTCAGCACCGGTAAGCTCCTCGTTAACCCTGTTTAAGGCCTCCCTGAGGATTTCGCCGAACCCTTTGGAATTGGGACCCTCGGCGGGTCTGAGAAATGTTCCCGCTTTTGGATTAAGCTGAAGGCTTTTTTGTATTTCCATTTTTCATCACCTTAACCCTGCCCGATCTCCAGGGTCTTTAAGGCCATGCTTTTTGTGCTGTTCAGCACCGTTATATTGGCTTCATATGCCCTTGAGGCCGTTATTAATTCCACCATTTCTTTCATCACATCCACATTGGGATATTCCACATAGCCGTCCGGTAATGCATCAGGATGCTTGGGGTCGTATACTCTTTTCGGCGGTGAGCCATCCTCAACGATCCCCACAACCCTGACCCCTTGCAAGTCCTCTACCTTTTTCTCGCTGTTCTTCAGGAGATTTTTAAAGCTGTTGGCCCCGCTTTTCACCGCCGCCAGCAGGGCAACCTGCCTTTTGTATGGACCGCCGCCGGGGGAACGCGTTGAATTGGCATTGGCTATATTAGCCGAAATGACATCCATTCTGAGCCTTTCAGCGCTTAACCCGGTAGCGCTTATCCGCATGGCTTTAAAAATATTCATTCTTAACGCCTCCCTTCACTGATCGTGTGCTTAAGCAGCGAGAGCTGCGAAGAAAGCAGCTGTGCCAAGCCGTTAAAATATATATTGTTCTCGGCAAGCGAAGCCAGTTCCATGTCTATATCAACATTGTTGCCGTCCCTGCGCAGGCTGGTTTCCTTAATCTCGGCAACTTCGAACGCGGCGCCGCATTCTGTTCCGGGAAGGTGCTTGGACCTTGTTCTGATCAATTCAATTTTGTTTTCGCTGTCGATCGATTTTTTAAGCTCTGCTTTGAAATCAACGTCCTTTCTTTTGTACCCCGGTGTATTTACATTGCTGATATTATTGCTGGTCACCGTATTTTTTAAAGCACTTCCCTCCATGGCCTTTTCCAGGAGGTCAAACAGTTTCGTCTTGAACATGCTCTCACCTTTTACACATATTTACAACCCGCGCCACACAATAAAACCTTTTATCTAAATTCGCCGTTTTTTATCAGATTCCTTTCAATAAAAAGGTATTATCTGATAAACACTGGCAAAATTTCTTTTTTTCGATGGCCTTTTGCCTAAACAGTAAAAAAGCATTTAACACTGCTTCCCTAAGGAGGCTTTTGGTGGAATATACTTTCCCGTTCATAATAAAAAAAGCCGGGAATCCCCGGCTTCATGTCAACTGCTCTGCTTGATTTATCTCAACTTGTTTAATTCATCCAGCAAGTTCTCGTTGAGTATCCTGATATATGTCCCTTTCATCCCCAGGGACTTTGATTCGATAACTCCAGCGCTTTCGAATTTCCTTAAAGCGTTTACAATTACGGAGCGGGTTATTCCTACCCGGTCGGCAATTTTACTGGCCACAAGCAGGCCTTCTTTGCCTTTGAGCTCCGCAAAAATATGTTCGATTGCTTCCAGTTCGGAATATGAAAGCGTACCAATAGCAATCTGAACGGCCGCCTTGCGGCGCGCTTCGTCTTCAATGCGCTCGGCCTTGGCTCTTAAAATCTCCATCCCGATCACGGTCGCGCCGTATTCCGCAAGAATCAAATCTTCGTGGGTAAACTCCTGTTCATATTTTGCCAAAAGCAAGGTGCCCTGCCTTTCACCCCCGCCGATTATCGGAACAACTGTCGTGATCTTGCCGCCAAACAGGCAGTTGTCTCCGTTCGGGCCCATGAAAATACACTCGTTGGTTTCTTTCTTAATGTTGGCCTGGGTCTGAGTGATGCGAAGGATGTCTTCATTGTAGGTTTCGGGAAATCTTTCGGCAATTGTAACTATGTTTTCGATGGTTTTACACTGAAAACCATCCATGAAGGCATATCCGAGGATTTTTCCGCGCCTGCCCACAATGTAAACATTGCAGTCGATCAGGTCACTTAATACCTTGGCCATTTCCACGAATTCCACAGGGTTCCCGGCGGTCTTTTGCAACAGTTTGTTAACGGTTCGAGTTTTTTCCAGTAAAGTTTTCATGCGCATTTTCCCCCTAAATTTTTCTTACAAGATGTATCGACTCAAATCTTCGTCTTTTACGATAGATTGCAGCCTTTCCCTGACATAATTCCTGTCCACAACCAGTTTTCCCTTTATGCCGTCCGGAGCTTCATATAGTATGTTTTCCAGCAGTTTCTCAATAATGGTGTGCAGTCTTCGCGCTCCAATATTTTCAGTACGACTGTTTACAGTATACGCAATATCCGCAATTTCATCAATAGCATTTTCAGTAAATTCAAGCGAAACATTATCGATTTTTAATAATTCCGTGTATTGCTTTATCAATGAATTGCGCGGCTGGGTCAGAATCAGCTTAAAATCCTCTTTGCTTAGGCTGCCCAGTTCAACCCGGATCGGAAATCGTCCCTGCAGTTCGGGAATAAGGTCCGAAGGTTTGTTGGCATGAAAAGCGCCCGCAGCAATAAACAGAATATAGTCGGTCTTGACCGGCCCGTACTTGGTCATGACCGTCGAACCTTCCACAATGGGCAGGATGTCTCTCTGCACGCCTCCCCTGGAAACATCAGGCCCATAAGAATCCTTACCGGCGATCTTATCAATCTCATCCAGGAAAATAATCCCGTCCTGCTCAGCCCGCCTGACAGCCTCGTTCATCACCTCTTCCATATCTATCAGTTTTTGAGCTTCAACCTGCGTCAGTATTTTACGGGCTTGCTGCACCGTTACTTTTTTCTTTTTGCGTTTTTTGGGAAAAAGATTGCCGAACAGGTCCTGAAAGTTCATCCCTATTTCTTCCAGGTTGCTGCCCACAAACACATCCATGGGGTTCATGGGCGTGTCCTCGACTTCTATTTCGACATATTCCTTATCGAGTTCGCCCTTCAACAGCCTTTCCTGGACTATGCTCCTTTCAGTCCTGATCCTTTCTTCTGCCTCCGTTCTCTTTTCCGTGGGAACGGCGTTAGTGCCAAAAAGCGCGTCAAAAGGATTCCTCGTCCCGGCGCTCGCATATAAGTTCGGCACTATTATTTCCACCAGTGCCTGGTCGGCCTGCTGGGACGCTTTTTTCTCCACTTCGGCAATTTTTTCCTGCTTGACCATCCTGATCGCCACCTCGACCAGGTCCCGGACCATTGAATCCACGTCGCGCCCCACGTAACCAACTTCAGTAAATTTAGTCGCTTCAACCTTGACAAACGGGGCGTTGACGAGTTTAGCCAGCCTCCTGGCTATTTCGGTCTTTCCCACCCCGGTAGGCCCGATCATTAAAATGTTCTTGGGCATAACCTCGTCTTTGAGGTCTTCGGGCAGCCTGCTCCGGCGGTAGCGGTTTCTCAGAGCAATAGCCACGCTTTTTTTGGCCTGTTCCTGCCCGACAATGTATTTATCCAGTTCCTTCACAATTTCTACAGGTGTCAAATCGAAGGACATCTTTTCCCACCTTTTTTTCATAATTCCTCTACAATTATATTGTTATTTGTGTAAACACAAATTGATGCCGCGATTTCCATTGCCGACAGCACAATCTCCCTGGGAACAAGCTGCGTGTGTCCTAACAGGGCCCTGGCCGCCGCAAGGGCGTAGGCTCCGCCTGAACCGATGGCGGCAATCCCGTCATCCGGTTCGATAACCTCTCCGGTCCCGGAGATGACCAGGATGTTATCCTGGTCAGCCGCTATCAACATGGCCTCCAAGTTTCTAAGCATTCTGTCCGTTCGCCAGGTTTTAGCAAGCTCTACCGCTGCCCGCGGCAGGTTTCCATTGTATTCTTCAAGCTTTTTTTCAAACTTGTCAAAAAGCGTAAAAGCATCCGCCACGGAGCCGGCAAAACCCGCCAGTATTTTACCCTGGTAAAGTTTTCTCACCTTCCTGGCCCTGTGCTTCATGATAATGCCCTGTCCCATGGTAACCTGTCCATCTCCGGCTATCGCCACCTTGGTTCCTTTCTTTACCCCTATGATGGTCGTGCCTCTCAGCATATCGTTCCATCCCTCCCTCCGTTAAGCTCTCGGGTGCGCCAGGTGATAAACCTTGCGCAGCTGGCTGCGGGAAACGTGGGTATACACCTGAGTAGAAGATATTTTTTTGTGTCCCAAAAGCTCTTGAACAACCCTCAAATCAGCACCGTTGTCAAGAAGGTGGGAAGCAAAGCTGTGGCGAAAGCCGTGGGGCGAAACGCATTCCCTGACCGAAGCCAGCAGGCAGTATTTTTTTACTATACTTCTTATTGACCTGTCGCTCAAGCGCCCTCCCCGCTGGTTAAGAAACAAGGCTTTGCTTTTTTGCGTGTTCCAAAGCGGGCGAACTTTTTCCAGGTAGACAGC from Peptococcaceae bacterium encodes:
- the fliE gene encoding flagellar hook-basal body complex protein FliE — encoded protein: MEIQKSLQLNPKAGTFLRPAEGPNSKGFGEILREALNRVNEELTGAEKMSQDFALGKDIELHQVVLATERASLALQLTIQIRNKIIESYQEIMRMQV
- the flgB gene encoding flagellar basal body rod protein FlgB, with product MFKTKLFDLLEKAMEGSALKNTVTSNNISNVNTPGYKRKDVDFKAELKKSIDSENKIELIRTRSKHLPGTECGAAFEVAEIKETSLRRDGNNVDIDMELASLAENNIYFNGLAQLLSSQLSLLKHTISEGRR
- the fliJ gene encoding flagellar export protein FliJ, whose protein sequence is MFRFRLASILRLKEYKEHLCRDEVGKCLYNLYLAQNRENEIIQMLNKADEELKCLQEGVVNLQEIAIAWNYRKRLKKELTRQQAVVAEKQKELDEARGALLEAMKEKKVLEKLREKKRRDYLYEEDKKEQSLLDELAGCR
- the codY gene encoding GTP-sensing pleiotropic transcriptional regulator CodY, which produces MKTLLEKTRTVNKLLQKTAGNPVEFVEMAKVLSDLIDCNVYIVGRRGKILGYAFMDGFQCKTIENIVTIAERFPETYNEDILRITQTQANIKKETNECIFMGPNGDNCLFGGKITTVVPIIGGGERQGTLLLAKYEQEFTHEDLILAEYGATVIGMEILRAKAERIEDEARRKAAVQIAIGTLSYSELEAIEHIFAELKGKEGLLVASKIADRVGITRSVIVNALRKFESAGVIESKSLGMKGTYIRILNENLLDELNKLR
- the fliF gene encoding flagellar M-ring protein FliF, translating into MGFWLQFIEQAKKIWSNFTVWQKVTLAGIVLAAFTGVVALLFFSQPEMEPLYTNLDPRDASAITAKLKELKVDFQLADEGRTILVASKDKYQLRLDMAGQINLQGVVGFESFNETRFGETDTDKRVRFLVALQGELTRTIEELDEVEKAKVHIALPAPSLFVKDEKEPTASVLLRLKPYAQLKPEQIKSIMAFVSHSVEGLKAENVTIMDVNGNLLSEEIAESGTAKTPKISLDQLALKRQYEQELARSIQTMLERMQGAGKAVVRASVSMDFDQVETRSEKYSDPVLVSEQLKEETSKGTSGTGGENPADANMSGPSYGSAGSSGTTEHQLTERIRNYEVGKTVETKITAPGKVTRISVSVLIDGDITDQDQEKISEAVSSAAGLDKNRGDQVAIVAMPFNTAEADKLTAQMAAAEKDAKRWEYIKLALMALGGLLLLGLAVYAIRGFGTLVKQTGLSASTQAAATVPAAPSVDLSMPLTGEAAEKKNLRKQVEQIVQSNPEDVAKVVKTWLAEE
- the flgC gene encoding flagellar basal body rod protein FlgC, which produces MNIFKAMRISATGLSAERLRMDVISANIANANSTRSPGGGPYKRQVALLAAVKSGANSFKNLLKNSEKKVEDLQGVRVVGIVEDGSPPKRVYDPKHPDALPDGYVEYPNVDVMKEMVELITASRAYEANITVLNSTKSMALKTLEIGQG
- the hslU gene encoding ATP-dependent protease ATPase subunit HslU, translated to MSFDLTPVEIVKELDKYIVGQEQAKKSVAIALRNRYRRSRLPEDLKDEVMPKNILMIGPTGVGKTEIARRLAKLVNAPFVKVEATKFTEVGYVGRDVDSMVRDLVEVAIRMVKQEKIAEVEKKASQQADQALVEIIVPNLYASAGTRNPFDALFGTNAVPTEKRTEAEERIRTERSIVQERLLKGELDKEYVEIEVEDTPMNPMDVFVGSNLEEIGMNFQDLFGNLFPKKRKKKKVTVQQARKILTQVEAQKLIDMEEVMNEAVRRAEQDGIIFLDEIDKIAGKDSYGPDVSRGGVQRDILPIVEGSTVMTKYGPVKTDYILFIAAGAFHANKPSDLIPELQGRFPIRVELGSLSKEDFKLILTQPRNSLIKQYTELLKIDNVSLEFTENAIDEIADIAYTVNSRTENIGARRLHTIIEKLLENILYEAPDGIKGKLVVDRNYVRERLQSIVKDEDLSRYIL
- a CDS encoding flagellar hook-length control protein FliK — protein: MMAVELQELSSIDQARTDTMRREQPGILGQGEFSGVLAALMMVLQSNLQEVLPGAEKKAASAPVLQGTSTLAVQEEAAPVERTGILPGGQKEEENLLPVQGLVLEAQNAARPLNDRPVFNKSIDGPARENGTRDCEEAVLLTQTPVMAGDPRTSQVAGGNKGLSGKASPLPQEKVVSPQASVGEEVVAVPLKAEACPEGAEISAMTDAPKIDREASQIDLPGARLPGAEQEVPAASRLEPNNLNQAQDMLEPETIINTPPPGEKTAGRSNVQGNTALETGFRETVQPEESKEKVTGQQTGKAEFFQPQAQQTAGNRPAVKEAPPVRMPASELPEEFPRIVRARLEHGAGREGSREFIIQLEPKELGRLLVRLTSHDGVVSVKIAVEHAETKTLLENGMQSLRQSFSEQGIRYGRLDVELGGQFMNPQQHQQQQGWFREKTDYQGSWQGQQAYQDMETVVFQAPGTVPRAGIDYLV
- the fliI gene encoding flagellar protein export ATPase FliI, with the protein product MTMEFERLKTRIKETKTLHFKGSVSEVIGLVIHANGPKAGMGELVYIENEKGVIPAEVVGFRENKTLLMPLDSMNGITPGNVIFASGETMKVKVGPQVIGRILDGLGEPIDDKGKLQWETEYSLDQLSPHPLKRERIKEPLPLGIRAIDGFLTCGVGQRLGIFSGSGVGKSTLLGMIARESSADVNVIALIGERGREVREFLENDLGEEGLKKSVVVVASSDRPALVRIKGAFLATAIAEYFRDKGARVILMMDSVTRFAMAQREIGLAIGEPPATKGYTPSVFALLPRLLERTGTSEKGSITGLYAVLVDADDVNEPISDTVRGILDGHIVLSRQLAALGHYPAIDILNSVSRVMINIVSAEHWEAVNRIKELLAVYREAKDLIDVGAYQPGSNGKIDQAIKYIETIDDFLKQGINEKCRFEDSLVGLQEIYQRISREEKR
- the fliG gene encoding flagellar motor switch protein FliG, encoding MSKVTKLTGRQKAAVFLISLGPENSARVMKYMSDEEIEQLTLEIAHVRTIKGEQLDTVIEEFGQLYMASQYIAQGGIEYAKQVLERALGNEKALDIINRLSSNLQIKPFDFVRKTDPGQILNLLQGEHPQTIALIMSYLEPQQAAAILSALPAAHQSDVARRIAIMDRTSPEIVREVENVLERKISALGSQDYTSTGGVKAIVNILNKVDRATEKTILETLEVQDPELSEEIKKLMFVFEDITKMDDRSIQLVLREVDGKDLALALKGSSEEVATKIKKNMSKRAGQMLEEDMAFLGPVRLRDVEDAQQRIVNIIRRLEDSGEIIISRGGGDELIV
- a CDS encoding FliH/SctL family protein, translating into MSKIIKARFVITENKKSKTCAQSPAVTAMPVDHDHHNEELTKETVDVIYNETKVMLEELVARAQQKADDILLKAKEEAHSLIEKSLQDYQVVKDKAYKEGYDQGYEKGLEEAEAEIKKLGRETASLIASLKRQKEDLYRKQEKDVVELVIALTEKILGTVIETRPEVICQVIKNTLEHVRDAEKITVKVNPIHIPYLSGFEEQFKDVCPEKFKIAEDPNIKPGDCQVVTENGYLDSMLEEQLIQLKKALLEVVDDNGI